One stretch of Comamonas testosteroni DNA includes these proteins:
- the sdhC gene encoding succinate dehydrogenase, cytochrome b556 subunit: protein MTEQKAKQRPEFRNINFFSDLPTYRLPLAGIVSILHRVSGLLMAILLPFIIWMFDNSISSEISFDSFTSVFAGPFGWFAKLVCLALIWAYLHHFCAGVRHLVMDVNHHAVNKQTGKSTAAVVLCISVALTVVLGAKLFGLY, encoded by the coding sequence ATGACAGAGCAAAAAGCAAAACAGCGGCCAGAGTTCCGCAATATCAACTTCTTCTCGGACCTACCGACCTATCGCCTGCCCCTGGCAGGCATTGTGTCCATCCTGCACCGCGTCAGCGGCCTGCTGATGGCGATCCTGCTGCCGTTCATCATCTGGATGTTCGACAACTCGATCTCGTCGGAAATTTCGTTTGATTCCTTCACGTCGGTATTCGCAGGTCCCTTTGGCTGGTTTGCCAAGCTTGTCTGCCTGGCTCTGATCTGGGCCTATCTGCACCACTTCTGCGCAGGTGTCCGCCATCTGGTGATGGACGTGAACCACCATGCCGTGAACAAGCAGACCGGCAAATCCACCGCCGCAGTCGTGCTGTGCATCAGCGTTGCCCTGACCGTGGTGCTTGGCGCCAAGCTGTTTGGTCTGTACTGA
- the sdhA gene encoding succinate dehydrogenase flavoprotein subunit, whose protein sequence is MSYSKANITKRKFDVVIVGAGGSGLRAALELSRAGLSVASLSKVFPTRSHTVAAQGGVSASLGNMSEDNWHYHFYDTIKGSDWLGDQDAIEFMCREAPNVVIELEHFGMPFDRNADGTIYQRPFGGHTANYGEKPVQRACAAADRTGHAMLHTLYQQNVKSKTNFFVEWMALDLIRNTQGDVVGVTALELETGDLYELHAKAVLLATGGAGRIFQASTNAFINTGDGLGMAARAGIPLQDMEFWQFHPTGVAGAGVLLTEGCRGEGAILLNSEGERFMERYAPTLKDLAPRDFVSRSMDQEIKEGRGCGPNKDYILMKLDHLGAETIRKRLPSVEEIGHNFANVDITKEPIPVVPTIHYQMGGIPTNINGQVVVWDGQQNNVVNGLYAVGECSCVSVHGANRLGTNSLLDLLVFGKSAGKHIVEFVNGFGAHHEVPADGADRTLARLNQLQDSKDGTYAQDVAGEIRQSMQTHAGVFRTQKSMDEGVEKINAIREKVGSVTLKDKSMVWNTARMEALEVDNLIEVAQATMTSAAARKECRGAHTVYDYEHPADHAEFPLGRNDKEWLKHTLWDSATNSLTYKPVNLKPLTVASVPPKVRTF, encoded by the coding sequence ATGAGCTACTCCAAAGCAAATATCACCAAGCGCAAGTTTGACGTCGTGATCGTCGGTGCCGGCGGCTCCGGCCTGCGCGCTGCGCTGGAACTGTCGCGCGCCGGTCTGTCCGTCGCCTCGCTGTCCAAGGTTTTCCCCACTCGCTCGCACACTGTGGCTGCTCAAGGCGGCGTGTCCGCATCGCTGGGCAACATGAGCGAAGACAACTGGCACTATCACTTCTACGACACCATCAAGGGCTCCGACTGGCTGGGCGACCAGGACGCCATCGAGTTCATGTGCCGTGAAGCGCCAAACGTCGTGATCGAGCTCGAGCACTTCGGCATGCCTTTCGACCGCAATGCCGACGGCACCATCTACCAGCGTCCCTTCGGCGGCCACACCGCCAACTACGGCGAAAAGCCCGTGCAACGCGCCTGCGCCGCTGCTGACCGTACCGGTCACGCCATGCTGCACACGCTGTACCAGCAGAACGTCAAGTCCAAGACCAACTTCTTCGTGGAGTGGATGGCGCTGGACCTGATCCGCAACACCCAGGGCGATGTGGTCGGCGTGACCGCACTGGAGCTGGAAACCGGCGACCTGTACGAGCTGCACGCCAAGGCCGTGCTGCTGGCCACCGGCGGTGCCGGCCGCATCTTCCAGGCTTCGACCAACGCCTTCATCAACACCGGTGACGGCCTGGGCATGGCTGCTCGCGCAGGCATTCCTCTGCAGGACATGGAGTTCTGGCAGTTCCACCCCACCGGCGTGGCCGGTGCCGGCGTGCTGCTGACCGAAGGCTGCCGCGGCGAAGGCGCGATCTTGCTGAACAGCGAAGGCGAGCGCTTCATGGAGCGTTACGCTCCCACGCTGAAGGATCTGGCACCGCGTGACTTCGTGTCGCGCTCGATGGACCAGGAAATCAAGGAAGGTCGCGGCTGCGGTCCCAACAAGGACTACATCCTGATGAAGCTGGACCACCTGGGTGCCGAAACCATCCGCAAGCGTCTGCCTTCCGTGGAAGAAATCGGCCACAACTTCGCCAACGTGGACATCACCAAGGAACCCATTCCCGTGGTTCCCACCATCCACTACCAGATGGGCGGCATCCCGACCAACATCAACGGTCAGGTCGTGGTCTGGGACGGTCAGCAGAACAATGTGGTCAACGGCCTCTACGCCGTGGGCGAATGCTCGTGCGTGTCCGTGCACGGCGCCAACCGCCTGGGCACCAACTCGCTGCTGGACCTGCTGGTCTTCGGCAAGTCTGCCGGCAAGCACATCGTGGAATTCGTCAACGGCTTCGGCGCTCACCACGAAGTGCCCGCCGACGGCGCTGACCGCACCCTGGCCCGCCTCAACCAGCTGCAAGACTCCAAGGACGGCACGTACGCCCAGGACGTCGCCGGCGAGATCCGTCAATCCATGCAGACTCATGCTGGCGTGTTCCGCACGCAAAAGAGCATGGACGAAGGCGTGGAAAAGATCAATGCGATCCGCGAGAAGGTCGGCTCCGTGACCCTGAAGGACAAGTCCATGGTGTGGAACACCGCTCGCATGGAAGCCCTGGAAGTGGACAACCTGATCGAAGTGGCACAAGCCACCATGACCTCGGCCGCAGCCCGCAAGGAATGCCGTGGCGCACACACCGTGTACGACTACGAGCACCCTGCCGACCACGCCGAATTCCCCCTGGGCCGCAACGACAAGGAATGGCTCAAGCACACACTGTGGGACAGCGCGACCAACAGCCTGACCTACAAGCCTGTGAACCTCAAGCCCCTGACCGTTGCCAGCGTTCCTCCCAAGGTCCGCACGTTCTAA
- a CDS encoding succinate dehydrogenase iron-sulfur subunit, protein MKRTFKIYRYDPDKDAKPYMQTVQVELDGHERMLLDALVKLKAMDPSIAFRRSCREGVCGSDAMNINGKNGLACLTNMNTLKGDIVLKPLPGLPVIRDLIVDMTQFFKQYHSIKPYLQSDVYASPSKERLQSPEEREELNGLYECILCASCSTSCPSFWWNPDKFVGPAGLLQAYRFIADSRDTATGERLDNLEDPYRLFRCHTIMNCVDVCPKHLNPTAAIGKIKELMVRRTV, encoded by the coding sequence ATGAAGCGCACATTCAAAATCTACCGCTACGATCCGGACAAAGACGCCAAGCCCTACATGCAAACAGTGCAAGTGGAGCTGGACGGTCACGAGCGCATGCTGCTGGACGCCCTGGTCAAGCTCAAGGCCATGGATCCTTCCATCGCCTTCCGCCGCTCCTGCCGTGAAGGCGTGTGCGGCTCCGACGCCATGAACATCAACGGCAAGAACGGTCTGGCCTGCCTGACGAACATGAACACCCTCAAGGGCGACATCGTTCTCAAGCCCCTGCCCGGCCTGCCCGTCATCCGCGATCTGATCGTGGACATGACCCAGTTCTTCAAGCAGTACCACTCGATCAAGCCCTACCTGCAAAGCGATGTCTACGCCTCGCCCAGCAAGGAGCGCCTGCAGTCGCCCGAAGAGCGCGAAGAGCTCAACGGCCTGTACGAGTGCATTCTGTGCGCCAGCTGCTCCACCAGCTGCCCCTCGTTCTGGTGGAACCCCGACAAGTTCGTGGGCCCGGCCGGTCTGCTGCAGGCTTACCGCTTCATCGCGGACAGCCGCGACACAGCCACGGGCGAGCGCCTTGACAATCTGGAAGATCCTTACCGCCTCTTCCGCTGCCACACCATCATGAACTGCGTGGACGTGTGCCCCAAGCACCTGAACCCCACCGCAGCCATTGGCAAGATCAAGGAGCTGATGGTTCGTCGAACCGTCTGA
- a CDS encoding malate dehydrogenase, whose product MSKKPVRVAVTGAAGQIGYALLFRIASGEMLGKDQPVILQLLEIPDEKAQNALKGVIMELEDCAFPLLAGIEAHADPMTAFKDTDYALLVGARPRGPGMERADLLAANAQIFTAQGKALNAVASRNVKVLVVGNPANTNAYIAMKSAPDLPAKNFTAMLRLDHNRAASQLAAKGGFKVGDIKKLTVWGNHSPTMYADYRFATVDGKSVKEAINDQEWNANVFLPTVGKRGAAIIAARGLSSAASAANAAIDHMRDWALGSNGEWVTMGVPSNGEYGIPAGIVFGFPVTTTADGEYKIVEGLEIDAFSQECINKTLAELQGEQDGVKHLL is encoded by the coding sequence ATGAGCAAGAAGCCCGTCCGTGTCGCCGTTACCGGCGCAGCTGGCCAAATCGGTTACGCCCTGTTGTTCCGCATCGCCTCCGGCGAAATGCTGGGTAAAGATCAGCCCGTTATTCTGCAACTGCTGGAAATCCCCGACGAAAAGGCTCAAAACGCTCTGAAGGGCGTGATCATGGAGCTGGAAGACTGCGCCTTCCCCCTGCTGGCCGGCATCGAAGCCCACGCCGACCCCATGACCGCCTTCAAGGACACCGACTACGCTCTGCTGGTGGGCGCCCGTCCTCGTGGCCCCGGCATGGAACGTGCTGACCTGCTGGCTGCCAACGCCCAGATCTTCACCGCCCAGGGCAAGGCTCTGAACGCCGTGGCTTCGCGCAATGTCAAGGTTCTGGTTGTGGGCAACCCCGCCAACACCAACGCCTACATCGCCATGAAGTCGGCTCCCGATCTGCCTGCCAAGAACTTCACCGCCATGCTGCGCCTGGACCACAACCGCGCTGCTTCCCAGCTGGCTGCCAAGGGCGGCTTCAAGGTTGGCGACATCAAGAAGCTGACCGTGTGGGGCAACCACTCGCCCACCATGTACGCCGACTATCGCTTCGCCACCGTGGACGGCAAGTCCGTGAAGGAAGCCATCAACGACCAGGAATGGAATGCCAACGTGTTCCTGCCCACCGTGGGCAAGCGCGGCGCAGCCATCATCGCTGCTCGCGGCCTGTCGTCGGCTGCTTCGGCTGCCAACGCTGCCATCGACCACATGCGTGACTGGGCCCTGGGCTCCAACGGCGAATGGGTCACCATGGGCGTGCCTTCCAACGGCGAGTACGGCATCCCCGCCGGTATCGTGTTCGGCTTCCCCGTGACCACCACGGCTGACGGCGAATACAAGATCGTCGAAGGTCTGGAAATCGATGCCTTCTCGCAAGAGTGCATCAACAAGACACTGGCTGAGCTGCAAGGCGAGCAAGACGGCGTCAAGCACCTGCTGTAA
- the acnB gene encoding bifunctional aconitate hydratase 2/2-methylisocitrate dehydratase encodes MLKAYRDHVAERAALGIPPLPLDAKQVADLIELIKNPPAGEDAFLMDLLTHRVPPGVDDAAKVKASFLAAVAHGDLKVGLISKAKATELLGTMVGGYNVHPLIELLDDAEVAGVAADALKKTLLMFDFFNDVADKAKAGNAKAKEVMQSWADAEWFTSRPKVEEKITVTVFKVPGETNTDDLSPAPDAWSRPDIPLHYLAMLKNTRPDAAFKPEEDGKRGPMQFIEDLKKKGHLVAYVGDVVGTGSSRKSATNSIIWGTGVDIPFVPNKRFGGVTLGGKIAPIFFNTQEDSGALPIEVDVSKLEMGDVIDVLPYAGKIVKNGETVADFQLKSDVLLDEVQAGGRINLIIGRSLTAKAREALGLPASTVFRLPQAPAASTAGFTLAQKMVGRACGLPEGQGVRPGTYCEPRMTTVGSQDTTGPMTRDELKDLACLGFSADMVMQSFCHTAAYPKPVDVKTHRELPNFISNRGGVALRPGDGVIHSWLNRLLLPDTVGTGGDSHTRFPIGISFPAGSGLVAFGAATGVMPLDMPESVLVRFKGEMQPGVTLRDLVHAIPLYAIKQGLLTVAKAGKINEFSGRILEIEGLPDLKVEQAFELSDASAERSAAGCTIKLNPEPIKEYLTSNIVLMKNMIADGYADAKTLQRRIEKVEAWLAKPDLLEADKNAEYAHVIEIDMSDIKEPIVCCPNDPDDAKTLSDVAGAKIDEAFIGSCMTNIGHFRAAAKLLGGQRDIPVKLWVAPPTKMDQDELIKEGHYSAFGTAGARTEMPGCSLCMGNQAQVREGATVISTSTRNFPNRLGKNTNVYLGSAELAAIASRLGYLPSKEEYLKEMGVIDADKASVYRYMNFNEIAEYAEVAAKI; translated from the coding sequence ATGTTGAAAGCCTACCGTGACCATGTGGCAGAACGCGCCGCACTGGGCATCCCCCCGCTGCCTCTGGATGCCAAGCAGGTCGCCGACCTGATCGAGCTGATCAAGAATCCACCCGCTGGTGAAGACGCATTCCTGATGGATCTGCTGACTCATCGCGTGCCGCCCGGTGTGGATGATGCAGCCAAGGTCAAGGCTTCCTTCCTGGCTGCCGTGGCTCACGGCGACCTGAAGGTGGGTCTCATCTCCAAGGCCAAGGCCACCGAGCTGCTGGGCACCATGGTGGGTGGCTACAACGTGCACCCCCTGATCGAGCTGCTGGACGATGCCGAAGTGGCCGGCGTGGCTGCCGACGCGCTGAAGAAGACATTGCTGATGTTCGACTTCTTCAACGACGTGGCCGACAAGGCCAAGGCCGGCAATGCCAAGGCCAAGGAAGTGATGCAAAGCTGGGCCGATGCCGAGTGGTTCACTTCGCGTCCCAAGGTCGAGGAAAAGATCACCGTCACCGTCTTCAAGGTGCCCGGCGAGACCAATACCGACGACCTGTCGCCCGCTCCCGACGCCTGGAGCCGTCCCGATATTCCTCTGCACTACCTGGCCATGCTCAAGAACACGCGTCCCGACGCGGCGTTCAAGCCCGAAGAAGACGGCAAGCGCGGCCCCATGCAGTTCATTGAAGACCTGAAGAAGAAGGGCCACCTGGTTGCCTACGTGGGTGATGTGGTCGGTACCGGTTCTTCGCGCAAGTCGGCCACCAACTCCATCATCTGGGGCACGGGCGTGGACATTCCCTTCGTGCCCAACAAGCGCTTTGGCGGCGTGACGCTGGGCGGCAAGATCGCTCCCATCTTCTTCAACACGCAGGAAGACTCCGGCGCCCTGCCCATCGAAGTCGATGTTTCCAAGCTGGAGATGGGCGACGTGATCGACGTGCTGCCCTACGCCGGCAAGATCGTCAAGAACGGCGAAACCGTGGCTGACTTCCAGCTCAAGTCCGACGTTTTGCTGGACGAAGTGCAAGCCGGCGGCCGTATCAACCTGATCATCGGTCGCTCGCTGACAGCCAAGGCTCGCGAAGCCCTGGGTCTGCCCGCATCCACCGTGTTCCGCCTGCCCCAGGCGCCCGCTGCCTCCACGGCTGGCTTCACGCTGGCCCAGAAGATGGTCGGCCGCGCCTGCGGTCTGCCCGAAGGCCAGGGCGTGCGCCCCGGTACCTACTGCGAGCCTCGCATGACCACCGTGGGTTCGCAGGACACCACCGGCCCCATGACCCGCGATGAACTCAAGGATCTGGCTTGCCTCGGCTTCTCCGCCGATATGGTGATGCAGTCCTTCTGCCACACGGCGGCTTACCCCAAGCCCGTGGACGTGAAGACCCATCGCGAACTGCCCAACTTCATCAGCAACCGCGGCGGCGTGGCCCTGCGTCCTGGTGACGGCGTGATCCACAGCTGGCTCAACCGCCTGCTGCTGCCCGACACCGTGGGTACCGGCGGTGACTCGCACACCCGTTTCCCCATCGGCATCTCCTTCCCCGCAGGCTCCGGTCTGGTGGCCTTCGGCGCCGCTACCGGCGTGATGCCTCTGGACATGCCCGAATCCGTGCTGGTGCGCTTCAAGGGCGAAATGCAGCCTGGCGTGACCCTGCGCGATCTGGTGCATGCCATCCCTCTGTACGCCATCAAGCAAGGTCTGCTGACTGTGGCCAAGGCTGGCAAGATCAACGAGTTCTCGGGTCGCATCCTGGAAATCGAAGGTCTGCCCGATCTGAAGGTCGAGCAGGCATTCGAGTTGTCCGACGCATCTGCCGAGCGCTCTGCCGCCGGTTGCACGATCAAGCTGAACCCCGAGCCGATCAAGGAATACCTGACATCGAACATCGTTCTGATGAAGAACATGATCGCCGACGGTTACGCCGACGCCAAGACCCTGCAGCGCCGTATCGAGAAGGTCGAAGCATGGCTGGCCAAGCCCGATCTGCTGGAAGCCGACAAGAACGCTGAGTACGCTCACGTCATCGAAATCGACATGTCCGACATCAAGGAACCCATCGTTTGCTGCCCGAACGATCCCGATGACGCCAAGACCCTGTCTGACGTGGCCGGCGCCAAGATCGACGAAGCCTTCATCGGTTCCTGCATGACCAACATCGGCCACTTCCGCGCTGCAGCCAAGCTGCTGGGCGGCCAGCGCGACATCCCCGTCAAGCTGTGGGTGGCTCCTCCCACCAAGATGGACCAGGACGAGCTGATCAAGGAAGGTCACTACTCTGCCTTCGGTACTGCCGGTGCACGTACCGAAATGCCCGGCTGCTCGCTGTGCATGGGCAACCAGGCCCAGGTGCGTGAAGGTGCGACTGTCATCTCGACTTCCACTCGCAACTTCCCCAACCGTCTGGGCAAGAACACCAATGTGTATCTGGGCTCGGCCGAGCTGGCGGCCATCGCTTCGCGTCTGGGCTACCTGCCTTCCAAGGAAGAGTACCTGAAGGAAATGGGCGTGATCGATGCCGACAAGGCCTCCGTCTACCGCTACATGAACTTCAACGAAATCGCCGAGTACGCTGAAGTGGCGGCCAAGATCTAA
- a CDS encoding succinate dehydrogenase assembly factor 2: MLMTNTLLDERERDLLRWRSRRGLVENDLFIEQFFATYGSQLTRRHATGLSALMDLADNDLMDLFLRRKEPEGQLDTQEVREVLEMVRKRQPGNCPQ; the protein is encoded by the coding sequence ATGCTGATGACGAATACTCTGCTCGACGAACGTGAGCGCGACCTGCTGAGGTGGCGCAGCCGCCGTGGCCTGGTTGAGAACGATCTGTTCATCGAGCAGTTCTTCGCCACCTACGGAAGCCAGCTCACGCGGAGACACGCGACTGGCCTGTCTGCCTTGATGGATCTGGCAGACAACGACCTGATGGATCTTTTCTTGCGTCGCAAGGAACCTGAAGGACAACTCGATACCCAAGAAGTCAGGGAAGTGCTGGAGATGGTGCGCAAGCGCCAGCCCGGTAACTGTCCCCAGTAG
- the tam gene encoding trans-aconitate 2-methyltransferase: protein MQDWNPALYLRFANERTRPAAELLARVPSSLHSPARSLRIVDLGCGPGNSTELLVERFPGADVLGVDNSEAMLETARKQLPQARFEAGDIASWAPAEGEPAPDLIYANASIQWVGEHESLIPRLFSLLAPGGVLAVQMPDNRQEPSHRNMREVAQLPRFVAHIGDASKVRTEILPIGVYYDLLGAPQPAAPSNEAASVDVWHTVYQHPMDSAAAIVQWLSSTGLKPFVEALPRELQAEYLAEYQSRIDAAYPERADGKRLLAFPRLFMVAQRKS, encoded by the coding sequence ATGCAAGACTGGAACCCTGCGCTGTATCTGCGCTTTGCCAATGAGCGCACGCGCCCTGCGGCAGAACTGCTGGCAAGAGTACCTTCCAGCTTGCATTCACCCGCTCGCAGCCTCCGCATCGTGGATCTGGGCTGCGGGCCGGGTAACTCCACCGAACTTCTGGTGGAGCGGTTTCCCGGCGCCGATGTGCTCGGTGTCGACAATTCCGAAGCCATGCTGGAGACTGCGCGCAAGCAGTTGCCGCAGGCCAGGTTCGAGGCCGGTGATATTGCCTCCTGGGCACCTGCCGAAGGCGAGCCAGCACCTGATTTGATCTATGCGAATGCCTCCATCCAGTGGGTGGGCGAGCATGAGAGCCTGATTCCACGTCTGTTTTCGCTGCTGGCACCTGGTGGCGTGCTGGCCGTGCAGATGCCTGACAACCGTCAGGAACCCTCGCACCGAAACATGCGCGAAGTCGCGCAACTGCCCCGGTTTGTGGCGCACATCGGGGATGCGAGCAAGGTGCGTACCGAGATTTTGCCCATAGGGGTGTATTACGACCTGCTGGGGGCACCCCAGCCGGCTGCTCCCTCGAATGAGGCCGCGAGCGTGGATGTGTGGCACACCGTCTACCAGCATCCCATGGACTCGGCCGCAGCGATTGTGCAGTGGCTCAGCAGCACGGGCCTCAAGCCTTTCGTGGAAGCTTTGCCCCGGGAGCTGCAGGCCGAGTACCTGGCCGAGTATCAAAGCCGCATCGATGCGGCTTATCCGGAGCGAGCCGACGGCAAGCGTCTGCTGGCTTTTCCCCGACTTTTCATGGTGGCTCAGCGCAAGTCATGA
- a CDS encoding HpcH/HpaI aldolase/citrate lyase family protein: MTKELLHPATVLLDAQGGAQRLPVCDHYSGVEARMRKSLQLQAEMMQEFGTCVFDVTLDCEDGAPVGREAEHARLVVELANGAARGARVAARVHAVEHAHFQADMDIIAGGAADRLCHIMIPKVESVDDVIKAQAALQRATDKRVPLHVLIESPAAVQQAFDIAAHPAVQSISFGLMDFVSAHGGAIPASAMTAQGQFEHPLVVRAKLEIAAACHAHGKVPSHCVVTEFRNPDALGACAQKASRELGYTRMWSIHPDQIRPILRAFAPAEDEVLQAAQILTSAAVQNWAPISFGGVLHDRASYRYFWQLLERAHQTGQVLPVEVQPWFAPASIR; this comes from the coding sequence ATGACGAAAGAACTGCTTCATCCCGCCACCGTGCTTCTCGATGCTCAGGGTGGCGCTCAGCGTCTGCCCGTCTGCGATCACTACAGCGGCGTGGAAGCGCGCATGCGCAAAAGCCTGCAGCTGCAGGCAGAGATGATGCAGGAGTTCGGTACCTGCGTGTTCGACGTGACGCTGGACTGCGAGGACGGCGCTCCCGTCGGCCGGGAGGCCGAGCACGCGCGTCTGGTGGTCGAGCTGGCGAATGGAGCGGCTCGAGGCGCGCGCGTGGCGGCCCGGGTGCATGCGGTGGAGCATGCTCATTTCCAGGCGGACATGGACATCATCGCCGGCGGCGCGGCAGACAGGCTCTGCCACATCATGATTCCCAAGGTGGAGTCTGTGGATGACGTCATCAAGGCGCAAGCAGCCCTGCAGCGCGCGACAGACAAGCGTGTGCCGCTGCATGTCTTGATTGAGTCTCCTGCTGCCGTGCAGCAGGCCTTCGACATCGCCGCACATCCGGCCGTGCAAAGCATTTCCTTCGGGCTGATGGATTTCGTCTCGGCCCATGGCGGGGCCATCCCCGCGTCCGCCATGACGGCACAGGGCCAGTTCGAGCATCCGTTGGTCGTTCGTGCCAAGCTGGAGATCGCGGCAGCCTGCCATGCCCATGGCAAGGTGCCGTCGCACTGCGTTGTCACTGAATTCAGGAATCCTGACGCTTTGGGCGCTTGTGCGCAAAAAGCCTCGCGTGAGCTTGGCTACACACGCATGTGGAGCATTCATCCTGACCAGATTCGCCCGATTCTGCGTGCATTTGCGCCAGCCGAAGACGAAGTTCTACAGGCGGCACAAATACTTACCTCTGCAGCGGTGCAGAATTGGGCGCCCATCAGTTTTGGTGGTGTACTACACGACCGCGCGAGCTACCGCTATTTTTGGCAGTTGCTGGAGCGCGCTCACCAGACGGGGCAGGTCTTGCCGGTTGAAGTTCAACCCTGGTTTGCCCCGGCCTCAATCCGTTGA
- a CDS encoding GntR family transcriptional regulator has translation MPSPHNTAPDNNASHSGGAGVSTPAFSPLYQQIKGLILQSLEAGEWRPGELIPSEMELAARFKVSQGTVRKAIDELAAENLVMRRQGKGTFVATHAAQQVQYRFLNLRPDAGDLQGEGRAERHILECRRLRAPAEVARALALRTGDAVMHVRRTLSFAAIPTILEDIWLPGNAFKGLTAEQMSSYQGPTYAMFELVYGVRMVRADEKIRAVLPDAEQAQLLNIPSTTPLLSVERTAYTYNDVPMELRRGLYRTDTHHYRNALN, from the coding sequence ATGCCGAGCCCTCACAACACAGCCCCGGACAACAACGCCAGCCATAGCGGTGGCGCCGGCGTCTCCACCCCGGCCTTCAGTCCTCTGTACCAGCAGATCAAGGGCCTGATCCTGCAAAGCCTGGAAGCTGGCGAATGGCGCCCCGGAGAACTGATCCCCAGTGAAATGGAGCTGGCAGCCCGTTTCAAGGTCAGCCAGGGCACGGTGCGCAAGGCAATCGATGAACTGGCCGCCGAAAATCTGGTCATGCGCCGCCAGGGCAAGGGCACGTTCGTGGCCACTCACGCCGCCCAGCAGGTGCAGTACCGCTTTCTGAATCTGCGCCCCGATGCCGGCGACCTGCAGGGCGAAGGCCGCGCAGAGCGCCACATCCTGGAGTGCCGCCGCCTGCGCGCGCCCGCCGAAGTGGCCCGCGCCCTGGCCCTGCGCACCGGCGACGCCGTGATGCATGTGCGCCGCACCCTGTCCTTTGCCGCAATCCCGACTATTTTGGAGGACATCTGGCTGCCTGGCAACGCCTTCAAGGGGCTGACGGCGGAGCAGATGTCCAGCTACCAGGGCCCCACCTACGCCATGTTCGAGCTGGTCTATGGCGTGCGCATGGTTCGGGCCGACGAGAAAATTCGCGCCGTTCTGCCGGATGCCGAGCAAGCCCAGCTGCTGAACATCCCCAGCACCACGCCGCTGCTCAGCGTGGAGCGAACTGCTTACACATACAACGATGTTCCCATGGAGTTACGGCGCGGCCTGTACCGCACCGACACCCATCATTACCGCAATGCTTTGAACTGA
- the sdhD gene encoding succinate dehydrogenase, hydrophobic membrane anchor protein encodes MSVNYGSKRTVVGAHYGTRDFLAQRSTAVLMALYTVVLLVRFLTVGGPVGYEQWAGIFAPQWMKFLTLALFVALGWHAWIGVRDIWMDYVKPVGLRLALQVVTIVWLVGCIGWGIQVLWRL; translated from the coding sequence ATGTCCGTGAATTACGGCTCCAAGCGCACCGTTGTCGGTGCGCACTATGGCACCCGCGACTTTCTGGCCCAACGCTCTACCGCCGTCCTGATGGCGCTGTACACCGTTGTGCTGCTGGTGCGCTTTCTGACGGTCGGCGGCCCCGTGGGCTACGAGCAGTGGGCCGGCATTTTTGCTCCCCAGTGGATGAAGTTTCTGACCCTGGCCCTCTTCGTGGCTCTGGGCTGGCATGCCTGGATCGGCGTGCGTGACATCTGGATGGACTACGTCAAGCCCGTGGGCCTGCGCCTTGCACTGCAAGTGGTCACCATTGTCTGGCTGGTCGGCTGCATCGGCTGGGGCATCCAGGTTCTGTGGCGTCTCTGA